In the genome of Eschrichtius robustus isolate mEscRob2 chromosome 2, mEscRob2.pri, whole genome shotgun sequence, the window CCCAGCGAGAACTAGAGCGCGCAATGGGAGGGAGCTGCACGCAGAGATGTCCGGCCCGCCGGCGGCAGGTACTGTTTCCCTTCCTGCTGCCTTTGTTCTACCCCGCGCTCTGCGAGCAGATCCGCTACTCCATTCCCGAGGAGCTGGCCAAGGGCTCTGTGGTAGGGAATCTCGCCAAGAATCTAGGGCTCAGTGTCCTGGATGTGTCGGCTCGAAAGCTGCGAGTTAGCGCTGAGAAGCTGCTTTTCAACGTAGACGCGGAGAGTGGGGACTTACTTGTGAAGGACCGAATAGATCGTGAGCAGATATGTAAAGAGAGAAGAAGATGTGAATTGCAGTTGGAGGCCGTGGTGGAaaatcctttaaatatttttcatgtcaTTGTGGTTGTTGAGGATATTAATGACCATGCTCCTCAATTCCATAAGGATGAAATAAACTTAGAAATCAGTGAATCTGTCAGTCTAGGGACGGGAACAATTCTTGAGTCTGCAAAAGATCCCGATATTAGTATGAATTCACTGAGCAAATACCAACTAAGTCCTAATGAGTATTTCTCGTTAGTGGTGAAAGACAATCTTGAGGGTGGCAAATATCCAGAATTGGTATTGAAGAAGACCCTGGACCGAGAAACGCAGAGCACTCACCACTTGGTGCTGACAGCCTTAGACAGCGGGGATCCGCCGCGAAGCGGCACCGTTCAGATCCGAATCCTGGTGGTGGATGCCAACGATAATCCCCCTGTGTTCAGCCAAGATGTGTACAAGGTCAGCCTTCGGGAAGATGTGCCCCCAGGTACCTTCGTGCTGAGGGTGAGCGCTACTGATCAAGATGAAGGCGTCAATGCAGAGATCACCTACTCATTCCTTGGTGTGGCTGATACAGCCCGGCACGTGTTCTCTCTGGATTCGGCTACAGGAAACATTGTAACTCATCAACCCCTGGATTATGAAGATGTGGAAAGATATGCCATGGATGTAGAAGCAAAGGACCGAGGATCCCTCTCTACACAGTGTAAAGTAATTATAGAAGTTTTAGATGAAAATGAcaacagcccagaaataatcaTCACTTCTCTCCCTGATCAGATTTTGGAGGATTCCAAGCCAGGAATGGTTGTAGGTCTCTTCAAAACACGGGACCAGGATTCCAAGGAAAATGGAGAAGTCACATGTAATTTAAGTAGAGACATTCCGTTTAAAATTCATTCTTCTTCTAATAATTACTACAAGTTAGTAACAGATGGGGCCCTGGACAGGGAACAGACTCCGGAATACAACGTCACTATCACAGCCACTGACAGGGGCAAGCCCCCCCTCTCCTCCAGCGCTACCATTACCCTACGCATCACCGACGTCAACGACAATGCTCCTGTTTTCCACCAGGCCTCCTACGTGGTCCACTTGGCTGAGAACAACCCGCCTGGAGCCTCCATCGCGCAAGTCAGCGCCTCCGACCCCGACCTGGGGCCCAACGGCCACGTCTCCTACTCCATCGTGGCCAGCGACCTGGAGCCGCGCGCGCTGTCGTCCTACGTGTCCGTGAGCGCGCAGAGCGGCGTGGTGTTCGCGCAGCGCGCCTTCGACCACGAGCAGCTGCGCGCCTTCGAGCTGACGCTGCAGGCCCGCGACCACGGCTCGCCCGCGCTCAGCGCCAACGTGAGCCTGCGCGTGCTGGTGGGCGACCGCAACGACAACGCGCCCAGGGTGCTGTACCCGGCGCTGGGGCCCGACGGCTCGGCGCTCTTCGACACGGTGCCGCGCGCCGCGCAGCCCGGCTACCTGGTCACCAAGGTGGTGGCGGTGGACGCCGACTCTGGACACAACGCCTGGCTGTCCTACCACGTGCTGCAGGCCAGCGAGCCCGGCCTCTTCAGCGTGGGGCTGCGCACGGGCGAGGTGCGCACGGCGCGGGCCCTGGGCGACAGGGACGCGGCCCGCCAGCGCCTGCTGGTTGCTGTGCGCGATGGGGGACAGCCGCCCCTCTCGGCCACCGCCACGCTGCTCCTGGTTTTCGCGGACAGCCTGCAGGAGGCGCTGCCGGACCTCAGTGACCACTCTGAGCCCACTGACCCCCAAGCTGAGCTGCAGTTTTACCTGGTGGTGGCCTTGGCCTTGGTCTCTGTGCTCTTCCTCCTCGTGGTGATTCTGGCCATTGCCCTGCGCCTTCGATGCTCTTCCAGCCCCAGCGCCGCTGGGGGCTGCTTTGGGTCTGTTCTCTGCTCCAAGTCTGGTCCTGAGATTCCTCCCAACTACAGTGAGGGAACATTGCCCTATGCCGATAATTTATGTGTGCCTGGGAATCAGACTAATCCGGAATTTAATTTTCTCACATCTGTTGAACATTGTCCTGCCACACAAGATATTCTCAACAAAGATAGCTCTTCAGTGCTATTGGCTAGCGTTTTAACTCTTAGTGTTGAAGCAGATAAGAACACTTTTAAGCAggtaagtatttaaaataatgctttttatATTCCAATATGCCAATATATTCTAATATAGCACTGTTATTTCGAGATTCTAGATTCCCTCTCTTGATAAAGTTCCTAAAATCTAATTCACACCTATGGGTATTACTATTAAGACTAAAGTTTATGATGCTGCATTCCCTCTACTATTCAAGTGCATTTTAAGGTAAAATATATAGAGCACTCTCAGGTCAGTTTTTCATGAAATAGAACACCTTTTAATTAAGGATATGGAAtacagttatatatttatattgtggTATTTTAAATGACAACCCTAATGCCATCCAAATTTTCTCaaacattttatctttattttactcaATAAACATTGGTAAGAATTATAGTCATAATCCTAACTGTTGATTTTGTTGAAACCATGCTAGTTACACAACCACAAATGCTGTTCCCTTCAGTCAGTAAAAATCAGGAGGAACCAAATCTAACCTGCAAGTTTTCAGTTCCAGtagtatttgaaattttttataattagCAAGCCTTTTAAATAATTACTCTTTTCATAAGTGCTCTTGGTAAACCTTTAACATCACATTACATAATACTTTATTGTCTGCAATTTTAAGCTTTACAAATACTTGTGATTCTCAAAGAGGTAAGTGTGATAACTTCAGGAACAGCAACATTAGTCGAGTTTTTCTTTCTCGTTGCAATAATAAGATTGGGCTCTAGGCGCCGCTGTTCACCAATTAGGGAAACGGGAAGCTGCGAGCTAGAGTCCCTCCCTCCCCTACCTCTACAACACAAAGCAGAGTGAAGTGAATATTCACAGATCGTGATGCTGGAAACTTAAAAGTACTTCTCTTCGCTCTCTAATATATTTTGGATGCACTTAGCCAGTGACTTCGTAGATGCATAAGCTGATTCAGAACCAAACAGCTCAAGAAACCGCGGAA includes:
- the LOC137759615 gene encoding protocadherin gamma-B7 isoform X5, which translates into the protein MGGSCTQRCPARRRQVLFPFLLPLFYPALCEQIRYSIPEELAKGSVVGNLAKNLGLSVLDVSARKLRVSAEKLLFNVDAESGDLLVKDRIDREQICKERRRCELQLEAVVENPLNIFHVIVVVEDINDHAPQFHKDEINLEISESVSLGTGTILESAKDPDISMNSLSKYQLSPNEYFSLVVKDNLEGGKYPELVLKKTLDRETQSTHHLVLTALDSGDPPRSGTVQIRILVVDANDNPPVFSQDVYKVSLREDVPPGTFVLRVSATDQDEGVNAEITYSFLGVADTARHVFSLDSATGNIVTHQPLDYEDVERYAMDVEAKDRGSLSTQCKVIIEVLDENDNSPEIIITSLPDQILEDSKPGMVVGLFKTRDQDSKENGEVTCNLSRDIPFKIHSSSNNYYKLVTDGALDREQTPEYNVTITATDRGKPPLSSSATITLRITDVNDNAPVFHQASYVVHLAENNPPGASIAQVSASDPDLGPNGHVSYSIVASDLEPRALSSYVSVSAQSGVVFAQRAFDHEQLRAFELTLQARDHGSPALSANVSLRVLVGDRNDNAPRVLYPALGPDGSALFDTVPRAAQPGYLVTKVVAVDADSGHNAWLSYHVLQASEPGLFSVGLRTGEVRTARALGDRDAARQRLLVAVRDGGQPPLSATATLLLVFADSLQEALPDLSDHSEPTDPQAELQFYLVVALALVSVLFLLVVILAIALRLRCSSSPSAAGGCFGSVLCSKSGPEIPPNYSEGTLPYADNLCVPGNQTNPEFNFLTSVEHCPATQDILNKDSSSVLLASVLTLSVEADKNTFKQQAPPNTDWRFSQAQRPGTSGSQNGDETGTWPNNQFDTEMLQAMILASASEAADGSSTLGGGAGTMGLSARYGPQFTLQHVPDYRQNVYIPGSNATLTNAAGKRDGKAPAGGNGNKKKSGKKEKK